Proteins encoded in a region of the Sugiyamaella lignohabitans strain CBS 10342 chromosome B, complete sequence genome:
- the CDC25 gene encoding Ras family guanine nucleotide exchange factor CDC25 yields MINVSTPPLEESFDFSTNEGYKRDENQSLRRQSSIAAMSASENSSSPRQMVGNFANTNAQRISRALKFPVHRKSFNFRQALSPNTNYTTSATTPPDSPILGRNEFLPQSETAITGIDSPALEKVSKSVSDKTPTLEDQPTPKVGGYDSLTSQVAALSIAPASLRPLSLRPLSILQEDDIQAPGASAKRTSSTPAGIVHEDDDSTSDVDDEYEDAHQSSSAASSMSVDFPFLRAIHSFQSTSLSRPDNSSTEPDPATICLSFEESDIALLHSVHASGWGDATLLSTGQRGWIPTNYFSPYAETKVIPLLSAILNFVVSPKSYPLRMDPAASDKNNDKVELSPVFTFSQASITNIITGVRSLLEACGTLTRDTPVVRRSQSIRKFRKSLLTELAILVSLAKQYRNTTDDVVIDKLVVVCYKIVTKAVMFLDVWVVDVNLNEEDRISGNFDEPTSVSTGSTATAVVAPAALTTSSSFTANRRNTASENRVSVVFHSQPPFANQRLDEVNEALTTYLGIFIHRMTVLDSDPSAATQLLINTRKSMLACRELLATVESISSKSLPRNRDLENSKDKLFIRIRTLVTVAREVVCDTNSETKSTSTESLIQNATGCAQTACECVVRCRNILSRIGDFQLPSNREYPDFTDTRSTPQYRGREVHSVISVESEAPASSVAASYSSATMVSSPTKSVLPDIPALSPIVSRESRVSASNTELDDLDGHRNLDVVEDDNGKIRAASLESLIILLTDEGIQQDPFLVSTFFLTFRLFTSARDVFDILLKRYEVNTNEIGLPLKRVEDLSSRRVKIFNFMKRWMESHWKPSDNVILDDVVVLSENHFKNILPNANLIITHLATKLSYGESEPIIPRQIALPAGNQYSAMISATASSVSMVSRTLPKHQVNLLNKANESNGFIGDDLGLANDDDLKSTVSNSTWTSSLRVRHSLAGAGSLVNYHMNGSMATNNGTHFVTILDFDPADIANQLTIMDSSVFCKVKPEELLDQNFTKKKRELGLSPNVSKMTAMSNQLSAFVGDSILGGDIPAKSRRNLLKQWIKIAEKCFELRNFNSLLSIISALQSVNIMRLKRIWELLPLKYNTSFQNLKKLLIPDKNFAYYRSKLKDQSPPCIPYLGLYLSDLIFIEEGNAKTRPLPSGTEGINLDRYERLTKLIGGLQQFQVSYRLTSSRELQTWLRGEMTKSHQAVTRDLNGLWRRSCLVEPKN; encoded by the coding sequence ATGATAAACGTTTCAACTCCTCCACTGGAAGAGtcttttgatttttctACTAATGAAGGTTATAAACGAGATGAGAACCAAAGCTTAAGGCGCCAATCATCAATCGCTGCAATGAGTGCTAGTGAAAATAGTTCCAGCCCGCGTCAAATGGTTGGTAATTTTGCCAATACTAATGCTCAGCGAATAAGCAGAGCCTTGAAATTTCCTGTTCATAGAAAAAGCTTCAATTTTCGACAAGCACTGAGTCCGAATACCAATTATACCACGTCAGCTACCACGCCTCCTGATTCTCCTATTTTGGGTCGCAATGAATTTTTACCTCAATCTGAAACAGCCATTACGGGAATTGATTCACCTGCTCTGGAGAAAGTCTCTAAGTCTGTCTCAGACAAAACACCAACACTCGAAGACCAGCCAACGCCCAAAGTTGGTGGTTACGACTCTTTAACATCCCAAGTGGCAGCATTGTCAATTGCACCTGCGTCATTGCGTCCATTATCCTTGCGACCCCTATCAATTCTTCAAGAAGACGATATTCAAGCTCCTGGTGCATCGGCAAAGCGTACAAGTTCAACGCCAGCGGGAATTGTTCATGAGGACGATGACTCGACCAGTGACGTCGATGACGAATATGAAGACGCTCATCagtcatcatcagctgcttcatcaatgTCGGTAGATTTTCCGTTCCTCCGTGCCATCCATTCATTCCAATCGACATCGTTGTCCAGGCCGGATAATTCTAGTACTGAGCCAGATCCTGCTACAATATGCTTATCTTTCGAGGAGTCTGATATTGCCTTGCTCCACTCTGTCCACGCATCTGGATGGGGAGACGCGACCCTCTTATCAACTGGCCAGCGAGGTTGGATTCCAACCAATTACTTCTCACCCTATGCTGAGACAAAAGTTATTCCCCTACTTTCAGCCATATTAAACTTTGTTGTTTCGCCCAAGTCATACCCACTCCGTATGGATCCTGCGGCCTCTGACAAAAACAATGATAAAGTTGAGTTGAGCCCTGTGTTCACTTTTTCACAAGCGTCAATTACAAACATAATTACTGGAGTACGGTCGTTGCTAGAGGCGTGCGGTACCTTGACCAGGGACACTCCTGTGGTACGTAGGTCTCAATCGATTCGAAAGTTTCGCAAGTCCTTGTTAACAGAGTTGGCTATTCTTGTGTCCCTAGCAAAGCAGTATCGAAACACCACTGATGATGTTGTCATTGACAAACTGGTCGTGGTCTGTTACAAGATTGTCACTAAAGCCGTTATGTTTCTGGATGTGTGGGTTGTTGACGTTAATTtaaatgaagaagatcgCATTAGTGGGAATTTTGACGAACCTACAAGTGTCTCTACGGGCTCGACCGCGACAGCTGTAGTTGCCCCAGCTGCTCTCACTACTTCGTCGTCTTTTACTGCTAACAGGAGAAACACAGCAAGCGAAAATAGAGTATCTGTTGTTTTCCATTCTCAGCCTCCATTTGCTAACCAACGTCTGGATGAAGTTAATGAAGCTCTTACGACATATCTGGGAATCTTCATTCACCGTATGACAGTTCTTGACTCTGACCCGTCCGCAGCTACCCAACTCCTAATTAATACAAGAAAGTCTATGCTCGCATGCAGAGAGCTGCTTGCAACTGTTGAGTCTATTAGCTCTAAGTCACTTCCTAGAAATAGGGACCTGGAGAACTCAAAAGacaaattatttattcgtATCAGAACCTTGGTGACTGTCGCTAGAGAGGTGGTGTGTGATACTAATTCTGAGACGAAATCAACTTCGACTGAAAGTCTTATTCAGAATGCAACCGGTTGCGCTCAGACTGCGTGTGAATGTGTAGTTCGTTGCAGAAATATCTTGAGCAGGATTGGTGATTTTCAACTTCCTAGTAATCGGGAATATCCAGATTTTACAGATACTCGTTCAACTCCTCAATATAGGGGACGTGAAGTTCACAGTGTTATTTCAGTTGAATCTGAGGCCCCCGCATCCAGTGTAGCGGCATCATATTCTTCTGCTACTATGGTAAGCTCTCCTACCAAGTCTGTCCTACCGGACATTCCTGCTTTGTCACCAATTGTTTCTCGTGAGTCCCGGGTCTCTGCAAGCAATACAGAGCTTGATGATCTTGATGGTCACCGAAATTTGGATGTCGTGGAGGACGATAATGGAAAGATCCGTGCAGCATCATTGGAGTCGTTGATTATCTTACTTACAGACGAAGGTATCCAACAGGATCCATTTTTGGTGTCCACTTTTTTCCTCACCTTCCGTCTGTTTACCTCTGCGCGGGATGTGTTTGACATTCTTTTAAAGAGATATGAGGTCAATACAAATGAAATTGGACTCCCTCTTAAACGAGTAGAAGATTTGTCTTCTCGCCGTGTCaaaattttcaattttaTGAAACGTTGGATGGAGTCGCATTGGAAGCCTTCCGACAATGTTATTCTTGACGATGTGGTGGTACTGTCGGAGAATCACTTCAAAAACATCCTTCCAAATGCAAATCTAATTATAACCCATCTTGCTACAAAATTATCGTACGGAGAGAGCGAGCCGATTATTCCTCGTCAAATCGCTCTTCCAGCTGGAAATCAGTATTCAGCCATGATATCGGCTACTGCCAGTTCAGTCAGCATGGTAAGTAGAACATTGCCAAAGCATCAAGTTAACCTTCTCAACAAGGCTAACGAGTCTAATGGTTTCATTGGAGATGATTTGGGTCTTGCTAATGATGACGATTTGAAGTCTACTGTTTCCAACTCTACATGGACTTCTTCTCTGCGAGTAAGACATTCtcttgctggtgctggaagtCTTGTTAATTACCATATGAATGGATCGATGGCCACGAATAATGGTACTCACTTTGTTACCATCTTGGACTTCGATCCAGCCGATATTGCTAACCAATTGACGATTATGGATTCTTCAGTGTTTTGCAAAGTCAAGCCGGAAGAGTTGCTGGATCAGAACttcaccaaaaagaagcGTGAATTGGGATTATCGCCAAATGTATCCAAGATGACAGCGATGTCAAATCAACTGTCAGCGTTTGTTGGTGATAGTATccttggtggtgatattcCAGCCAAGTCAAGGCGAAACTTGTTGAAGCAATGGATTAAGATTGCTGAAAAGTGTTTTGAGCTGAGGAATTTCAACAGTCTTTTGTCCATTATATCAGCTCTTCAGAGTGTGAATATTATGAGGCTGAAGAGAATCTGGGAGTTACTGCCTCTCAAATATAATACCtcttttcaaaatcttAAGAAGCTTCTTATACCTGATAAAAATTTTGCTTATTATCGTTCTAAGCTGAAGGACCAGTCGCCACCATGTATCCCATACCTGGGACTTTATTTATctgatttgattttcatTGAAGAAGGCAATGCCAAGACCAGACCGTTGCCTTCAGGAACAGAAGGTATTAATTTGGATCGATATGAACGGCTTACGAAACTGATTGGTGGTCTTCAGCAATTTCAGGTTTCCTACCGATTAACCAGCTCCCGTGAGTTGCAAACCTGGCTCCGTGGTGAAATGACCAAGTCACACCAGGCTGTAACTAGAGATCTTAATGGATTGTGGAGGCGTAGTTGCCTTGTAGAGCCCAAAAACTAA
- the BUD4 gene encoding Bud4p (Anillin-like protein involved in bud-site selection; required for the axial budding pattern; localizes with septins to the bud neck in mitosis and may constitute an axial landmark for the next round of budding; required for the formation and disassembly of the double septin ring structure, and generally for septin organization; in vivo substrate of Cdc28p/Clb2p; GO_component: GO:0005935 - cellular bud neck [Evidence IEA]; GO_component: GO:0005935 - cellular bud neck [Evidence IDA] [PMID 22842922]; GO_component: GO:0000142 - cellular bud neck contractile ring [Evidence IDA] [PMID 22553209]; GO_function: GO:0005525 - GTP binding [Evidence IDA,IMP] [PMID 22553209]; GO_process: GO:0007120 - axial cellular bud site selection [Evidence IMP] [PMID 22553209]; GO_process: GO:0007049 - cell cycle [Evidence IEA]; GO_process: GO:0051301 - cell division [Evidence IEA]; GO_process: GO:0097271 - protein localization to bud neck [Evidence IMP] [PMID 22553209]), which translates to MIEKKAKFNLTLDNGIHCITTGYTDLKRTSFLDEEFELTVGEELEFILSMKTKWVKQPTVVRKVVPAPNPVVKTFETKSRHGISKLFTQKRRVATPESAPQPVVQENIRNDNWESLVAADGSFARAYIDFSQYEKEIFGKPGTFELSCFNEWAKTASKSKRAPYKIGTLQVQLMFVPRASPNEILPTSIKQALEELKRTKPTQKAIKIEGYLSQLGGDCKYWRRRFFILEGTTLTAHSEASKKPRATINLAKAVQVVEDKSSLTKPVVQVGSNRRKSAFAETEAGASFVDQGFRIQFGNGEMIDFYADTAEEKSEWILGVEKSIKQSPQSKSWVSLVHERDRSE; encoded by the coding sequence ATGATAGAAAAGAAAGCTAAATTTAATCTCACTCTTGACAATGGCATACACTGCATAACTACGGGATATACAGATTTGAAACGGACAAGCTTTCTAGATGAAGAGTTTGAACTTACAGTTGGCGAGGAGTTAGAATTTATACTCTCCATGAAAACCAAATGGGTCAAACAACCCACAGTAGTGCGCAAGGTTGTTCCAGCCCCAAATCCTGTGGTGAAGACCTTCGAGACCAAAAGTCGTCACGGTATATCCAAGCTGTTTACACAAAAGCGACGCGTTGCGACACCAGAGTCTGCGCCCCAGCCTGTAGTCCAAGAAAATATTCGCAATGACAACTGGGAGTCATTAGTGGCTGCTGATGGCTCTTTCGCAAGGGCCTACATAGATTTTTCGCAGTATGAAAAGGAAATCTTTGGTAAACCAGGCACATTTGAGTTGTCATGCTTTAATGAATGGGCTAAGACTGCTTCCAAGTCGAAGCGTGCTCCTTACAAGATTGGAACTTTACAGGTTCAGCTTATGTTTGTGCCTCGAGCCTCTCCCAACGAAATACTGCCTACTTCAATTAAACAAGCTTTAGAGGAGTTGAAAAGAACCAAACCAACTCAGAAGGCAATTAAGATTGAGGGTTACCTCTCCCAGCTTGGCGGTGATTGCAAGTACTGGCGTCGAAGATTCTTTATTCTCGAAGGTACCACTTTGACAGCTCACAGTGAAGCTAGCAAGAAGCCCAGGGCAACTATTAATCTCGCTAAGGCCGTGCAAGTTGTCGAAGACAAATCTTCCTTGACTAAGCCAGTTGTGCAGGTTGGTTCTAATAGAAGAAAGTCAGCATTCGCTGAAACTGAAGCGGGTGCTTCTTTTGTCGACCAAGGTTTTAGAATTCAATTTGGTAATGGTGAGATGATAGACTTCTATGCTGATACTGCTGAGGAAAAGAGTGAGTGGATATTGGGAGTTGAAAAATCCATTAAGCAGTCTCCACAATCGAAGAGCTGGGTGAGCCTTGTACATGAAAGAGATCGAAGTGAATGA
- the FRE5 gene encoding Fre5p (Putative ferric reductase with similarity to Fre2p; expression induced by low iron levels; the authentic, non-tagged protein is detected in highly purified mitochondria in high-throughput studies; GO_component: GO:0016021 - integral component of membrane [Evidence IEA]; GO_component: GO:0016021 - integral component of membrane [Evidence ISM] [PMID 12192589]; GO_component: GO:0016020 - membrane [Evidence IEA]; GO_component: GO:0005739 - mitochondrion [Evidence IDA] [PMID 14576278]; GO_component: GO:0005739 - mitochondrion [Evidence IDA] [PMID 16823961]; GO_component: GO:0005886 - plasma membrane [Evidence IEA,IEA]; GO_function: GO:0052851 - ferric-chelate reductase (NADPH) activity [Evidence IEA]; GO_function: GO:0000293 - ferric-chelate reductase activity [Evidence ISA] [PMID 9726978]; GO_function: GO:0046872 - metal ion binding [Evidence IEA]; GO_function: GO:0016491 - oxidoreductase activity [Evidence IEA,IEA]; GO_process: GO:0008150 - biological_process [Evidence ND]; GO_process: GO:0006811 - ion transport [Evidence IEA]; GO_process: GO:0055114 - oxidation-reduction process [Evidence IEA,IEA]) has translation MAVGWIMGAWYHLKLTELDRNYMYATITVWCFDRLMRIVRIIYSGVKSNADVRFHEGDVVTLKMNYSNRWKHYPGCFVFIYILRPNRFWESHPFTVMVPPKPVESNKLQITFKVKNGLTKHTKDFLFSSCGEELSANIPILIEGPYGRYHNLHLYDSVVLIAGGIGVTSTYSYAYDLIKNCSNEKQRITFIWYMHDRTPLDWFSEELDLLRSDSRVTVRIFVKYKELASASRYVDDSNSGLGEKYFTVVSQEITATSSDKTEVATLVSEAVSRGDPRIAFLSCGPGRMNDDIRFTISKSLSSSKSRVDYFEESFSW, from the coding sequence ATGGCAGTCGGGTGGATCATGGGTGCATGGTACCACCTAAAACTCACTGAACTTGATCGAAACTACATGTATGCTACGATTACCGTATGGTGCTTTGATCGGTTAATGCGTATAGTACGCATCATATATTCTGGAGTGAAATCAAATGCGGATGTGAGATTTCATGAGGGAGATGTTGTCACCTTAAAGATGAACTATTCAAACCGTTGGAAACACTACCCGGGATGTTTTGTGTTCATTTACATTTTGCGTCCAAATAGATTTTGGGAGTCGCATCCATTTACTGTCATGGTCCCTCCGAAACCAGTAGAAAGTAACAAACTGCAAATCACCTTCAAAGTCAAGAATGGTTTAACAAAGCACACAAAGGATTTCTTATTTTCATCATGCGGAGAAGAATTATCAGCCAACATACCCATTCTCATAGAGGGCCCATACGGCCGCTACCACAACCTTCATCTCTATGACAGTGTTGTATTAATCGCTGGAGGGATAGGGGTCACTAGCACCTATTCCTATGCCTATGATCTTATCAAAAATTGCTCTAATGAAAAACAAAGAATTACATTCATCTGGTACATGCATGACCGAACTCCTTTGGACTGGTTTTCGGAGGAGCTTGACTTATTACGCAGTGATTCACGGGTGACGGTTAGGATTTTTGTAAAGTATAAAGAGCTTGCATCGGCTTCCAGGTATGTGGATGATTCTAACTCTGGCCTGGgcgaaaaatattttacTGTCGTTTCCCAAGAAATAACCGCTACATCTAGTGATAAAACTGAAGTGGCTACACTAGTATCAGAGGCAGTATCCCGAGGTGATCCCAGAATAGCCTTCTTATCTTGTGGACCGGGACGAATGAACGATGATATTCGATTCACAATATCTAAAAGTTTATCTTCCTCGAAATCAAGAGTGGATTATTTTGAAGAGtcattttcttggtag
- the ACO2 gene encoding aconitate hydratase ACO2 (Putative mitochondrial aconitase isozyme; similarity to Aco1p, an aconitase required for the TCA cycle; expression induced during growth on glucose, by amino acid starvation via Gcn4p, and repressed on ethanol; GO_component: GO:0005739 - mitochondrion [Evidence IEA,IEA]; GO_component: GO:0005739 - mitochondrion [Evidence IDA] [PMID 14562095]; GO_component: GO:0005739 - mitochondrion [Evidence IDA] [PMID 14576278]; GO_component: GO:0005739 - mitochondrion [Evidence IDA] [PMID 16823961]; GO_function: GO:0051539 - 4 iron, 4 sulfur cluster binding [Evidence IEA,IEA]; GO_function: GO:0003994 - aconitate hydratase activity [Evidence IEA]; GO_function: GO:0003994 - aconitate hydratase activity [Evidence ISS] [PMID 10592175]; GO_function: GO:0051536 - iron-sulfur cluster binding [Evidence IEA]; GO_function: GO:0016829 - lyase activity [Evidence IEA]; GO_function: GO:0046872 - metal ion binding [Evidence IEA]; GO_process: GO:0008150 - biological_process [Evidence ND]; GO_process: GO:0008652 - cellular amino acid biosynthetic process [Evidence IEA]; GO_process: GO:0009085 - lysine biosynthetic process [Evidence IEA]; GO_process: GO:0019878 - lysine biosynthetic process via aminoadipic acid [Evidence IEA]; GO_process: GO:0008152 - metabolic process [Evidence IEA]; GO_process: GO:0006099 - tricarboxylic acid cycle [Evidence IEA]) → MQDASAQMALLQFMTCGMASTVVPASIHCDHLIVGKKGADTDLEASIATNSEVFDFLESCAKKYGIEFWGPGSGIIHQIVLENFSAPGLMMLGTDSHTPNAGGLGAIAIGVGGADAVDALTGTPWELKAPKVIGIKLSGRLSGWAAPKDVITYLAGKLTVKGGTGSIIEYFGSGVDTLSATGMATICNMGAEVGATTSTFPFTQSMKRYLTATHRGPIGNLAEEVNKETGFLQADEGAEYDQVIEINLDTLEPHINGPFTPDLATPISKFASTVKENDWPQTASAGLIGSCTNSSYHDMTRVASLVEQADKAGLKPKIPFFITPGSEQIRATIERDGLTQIFEKSGATILANACGPCIGQWDRSEEKGLENNASNAIFTSFNRNFKSRNDGNPNTMNFLTSPEIVTAFIYSGSTTFNPMTDTIVGEDGKSFKFDPPSAGEELPSEANGGFTKGTRSEFYPAEDTTPVPETEVAVSPTSDRLQLLTPFEPFNNQELKLNVILKVQGKCTTDHISAAGVWLKYKGHLENISNNTLIGAVNKETGKVNHAIDFDGSETSIPELMIRWKNNNVPWAVIAEDNYGEGSAREHAALSPRFLGGKLVLTKSFARIHETNLKKQGVLPLTFADPADYDRIPSLSTIETVDLIDMLSKGGDNGGFVTLKVTKPDGESFTIKTKHTMSKDQVEFFKAGSAINYIGSVRAAAAQTAAL, encoded by the coding sequence ATGCAAGATGCCTCGGCCCAGATGGCTCTGCTACAATTCATGACCTGTGGTATGGCTTCTACTGTTGTTCCTGCCTCCATTCACTGTGACCATTTGATTGTGGGTAAAAAGGGTGCCGATACTGATTTAGAAGCTTCTATTGCTACCAATAGCGAAGTATTTGACTTCTTGGAGTCATGTGCCAAGAAGTACGGTATTGAATTCTGGGGTCCAGGATCTGGAATTATTCATCAGATTGTTCTTGAGAATTTCTCCGCTCCTGGATTGATGATGCTAGGAACCGATTCCCATACTCCTAATGCTGGAGGTTTAGgtgccattgccattggtgttggcggtgctgatgctgttgatgctttGACAGGTACCCCATGGGAACTGAAGGCTCCCAAGGTCATTGGTATCAAGCTTTCTGGAAGGCTGAGTGGTTGGGCAGCTCCCAAGGATGTTATAACTTATTTGGCAGGCAAGCTGACTGTCAAGGGAGGTACTGGTTCGATTATCGAGTACTTCGGTTCCGGTGTCGATACATTGAGTGCTACTGGCATGGCAACAATCTGTAACATGGGAGCTGAGGTAGGTGCGACTACTTCTACATTCCCTTTCACACAATCAATGAAAAGATATCTTACTGCTACTCATCGTGGCCCCATTGGTAACTTAGCTGAAGAGGTTAACAAGGAGACCGGTTTTCTTCAAGCTGATGAAGGTGCTGAGTATGATCAAGTTATTGAGATTAACTTGGATACACTTGAACCCCATATTAATGGACCATTTACGCCTGATTTGGCTACACCTATTTCCAAGTTTGCTTCTACTGTCAAGGAGAATGACTGGCCCCAAACTGCCTCCGCCGGTTTAATTGGTTCCTGCACAAACTCCTCTTACCATGATATGACCCGAGTGGCCTCGCTTGTCGAACAAGCTGACAAGGCGGGTCTCAAGCCTAAGATTCCTTTCTTCATCACGCCAGGCTCAGAACAGATTCGTGCCACCATTGAGAGAGATGGCTTGACCCAAATATTTGAGAAATCGGGCGCCACTATCTTGGCTAATGCATGTGGTCCTTGTATTGGTCAATGGGATCGTTCTGAAGAGAAGGGACTGGAAAACAATGCAAGCAATGCCATTTTCACTTCTTTCAATAGAAATTTCAAGTCTCGTAATGATGGAAATCCTAATACTATGAACTTTTTGACTTCACCCGAAATTGTTACTGCTTTCATCTATAGCGGATCTACTACTTTTAATCCTATGACTGATACAATCGTCGGAGAAGATGGAAAATCTTTTAAGTTTGACCCTCCTTCCGCCGGTGAAGAGCTTCCTTCTGAGGCTAATGGTGGTTTTACCAAAGGAACAAGATCTGAGTTCTACCCAGCCGAAGACACCACTCCTGTGCCTGAGACTGAAGTAGCCGTTTCGCCTACTTCTGATAGACTCCAACTGTTAACTCCTTTTGAACCATTTAATAATCAAgagctcaagctcaacgTTATTCTCAAGGTACAGGGCAAATGTACCACAGATCATATCTCTGCTGCCGGTGTTTGGTTGAAGTATAAGGGCCACTTGGAGAATATTTCTAATAACACTCTTATCGGTGCCGTTAACAAAGAAACAGGCAAGGTTAATCATGCTATCGATTTTGATGGTTCTGAAACTTCTATTCCCGAGCTTATGATCAGATGGAAAAATAACAATGTTCCATGGGCTGTCATCGCTGAAGACAACTACGGCGAAGGTTCTGCCAGAGAGCATGCTGCTTTGTCACCCAGATTTTTAGGAGGCAAATTGGTTCTTACTAAGTCTTTTGCTCGTATCCATGAGACcaatttgaagaagcaagGTGTGCTGCCTTTGACTTTTGCTGATCCTGCTGATTATGACCGTATCCCCTCCCTCTCTACTATTGAAACTGTTGACCTTATTGACATGCTTTCTAAGGGTGGCGACAACGGTGGCTTTGTCACCTTGAAAGTTACGAAGCCCGATGGTGAGTCGTTTACCATTAAGACGAAGCATACAATGTCGAAGGATCAggttgaatttttcaaggcTGGAAGTGCCATCAACTATATCGGCTCAGTTCGTGCTGCGGCAGCTCAAACAGCTGCTTTATAA